TACTTTTTCCACTAATAATCATTCCTGCTTTTTCTAAATCTTTTTCATATTTACCATTTACTTCATATCTGTGTCTATGTCTTTCAATTACTTTGTCAGTTTTATATGCTTCATAAAGTTTAGTATCTTTCTTTATTAAACACTCATACCCTCCAAGTCTCATAGTCCCACCAAGAGGAGACTTATGAGTCCTAATTTGTCTCTCACCACTTGCATCAATAAATTCATCAATCAAATACACAACAGGCTCACTTGTATCTGGTTCAAACTCTTGAGAGTTAGCATATTTTAACCCTAAAACATTTCTTGCAAACTCAATTACTGCAAGCTGCATTCCAAGACAAATTCCAAGATAAGGCACTTTATTTTCTCTTGCATATTTAATAGCTTTTAATTTCCCTTCAACTCCTCTTTCTCCAAATCCACCTGCAACTAAAATACCACTAACTTCATCAAATATCTCTTTAATTTCTTCATCACTTAATTTTTCAAGTTCTTCACTATCTACCCACTCAATATCTACTCTCATATCAAGATGAGCCCCACTAATTAAAAGTGCTTCAATTAATGATTTATAAGACTCTTTAAGTTTTAAATACTTACCAACAAAAGCTATTTTTACAGACTTTTGAGGAGAGACAAGTTTTTTAACAATATAATTCCACTCACTCATATCTGGATGAAGCTCTCCTAAGTCAAGTTTTTTTGCTATTGGCTTTAAGGCATTTTGGTCAAGAAAATTTAAAGGTACTCTATATACCGTATCTGCATCAGTTGCTTCAATTACAGCATCTCTATCAATATCGCAAGAATCTGCTAATTTATCTTTTAGAGATTTTGGAAGAGGTTTTTCACTTCTACAAACAAGCATATTTGGAGTAATACCAATTCTTCTAAGTTCTTGAACACTATGTTGAGTTGGTTTTGTTTTAAGCTCACCTGCTGCTTTTATATAAGGAATTAAAGTTACATGCACAAACATTGCATTTTCACTTCCAACTTCTTGTTTTAGTTGCCTAACAGCCTCTAAAAAAGGAAGACCTTCAATATCTCCAACTGTCCCACCAAGCTCTACCACAACAATATCAACATCTTCTCCGGCTTTTTTTATTCTATCTTTAATTTCATTTGTAATATGAGGAATAATTTGAACTGTTTTTCCTAAATAATCTCCTCTTCTTTCTTTTTCAATAACGCTTAAATAAACTTGACCTGTTGTAAAATTATTTTTTTTAGACAAATTTTTATTTAAAAATCTCTCATAATTTCCAATATCAAGGTCAGTCTCAGCCCCATCTTCTGTTACAAAAACTTCTCCATGCTCAAAAGGACTCATAGTACCAGGGTCAACATTAATATATGGGTCAATCTTTACCATAGTTACTTTAAAACCACTATGTTGAAGTAAAGTAGCAAGTGAAGCTGAGGTTATACCTTTTCCAAGCGAACTTAAAACTCCTCCTGTTACAAAAATATACTTTGCCATAAAATGCCTTTTTAGATGAAATTATATCATTTTAACTCATTTATTTCCTCATCAAAATAACTTGGAAGAGTATCATATGGATTTGGGAGATTATCATCTGTTATATAAAAATATTTACATTCGCTATTATTAATAATATCTTTCATTTCATCATAATTTGTCCCATATACTATAACTGCACTTTTATTAGGATTATCTTTACATATCTCACTATTAAAATATATATTTCTATTTTCAAAAACTACTATTAAATCAGCAATATTAAAATAATTACTACTAATTTGAGTACCAGGATTTAAAACTACGAAATAATCACCTTTTGATTTTATATAATTAAATAAAGTTTCATAATATGTCAAA
This Caminibacter mediatlanticus TB-2 DNA region includes the following protein-coding sequences:
- the pyrG gene encoding glutamine hydrolyzing CTP synthase, with the protein product MAKYIFVTGGVLSSLGKGITSASLATLLQHSGFKVTMVKIDPYINVDPGTMSPFEHGEVFVTEDGAETDLDIGNYERFLNKNLSKKNNFTTGQVYLSVIEKERRGDYLGKTVQIIPHITNEIKDRIKKAGEDVDIVVVELGGTVGDIEGLPFLEAVRQLKQEVGSENAMFVHVTLIPYIKAAGELKTKPTQHSVQELRRIGITPNMLVCRSEKPLPKSLKDKLADSCDIDRDAVIEATDADTVYRVPLNFLDQNALKPIAKKLDLGELHPDMSEWNYIVKKLVSPQKSVKIAFVGKYLKLKESYKSLIEALLISGAHLDMRVDIEWVDSEELEKLSDEEIKEIFDEVSGILVAGGFGERGVEGKLKAIKYARENKVPYLGICLGMQLAVIEFARNVLGLKYANSQEFEPDTSEPVVYLIDEFIDASGERQIRTHKSPLGGTMRLGGYECLIKKDTKLYEAYKTDKVIERHRHRYEVNGKYEKDLEKAGMIISGKSKEGLIEAVEIKDHPWFVAVQFHPEFTNKLKSPNKVIMSFVENAYKNR